A genomic window from Silene latifolia isolate original U9 population chromosome Y, ASM4854445v1, whole genome shotgun sequence includes:
- the LOC141631017 gene encoding uncharacterized protein LOC141631017, producing the protein MGYDIGVLIISPDGAHTPLSVKLDFSVTNNEVEYEACILGLQAAIALGVRNLRVYGDSSLIINQILGKWKVRSEGFSLYQTYLENMLKYFENRPQFTYLSREENQFADALEKLASMISIPNELDNIPLCIERREQPAYYMTMEDTSNDRNPWFRDNLNYHIDKDFPPNSDIRTQRAIKRLAAQYIHSQGKLYKKSPQGILLLFVDEKVAQRIMDDVHSGTCGPHMNGRMLAKKNYASRILLVHDGTRLLQLR; encoded by the coding sequence ATGGGATATGACATAGGTGTCCTTATAATATCACCGGATGGAGCACATACTCCATTATCAGTCAAGCTAGATTTTAGCGTAACTAACAATGAGGTGGAATATGAAGCATGTATACTAGGTCTTCAAGCTGCCATAGCTTTGGGTGTGAGAAATTTAAGAGTTTATGGAGATTCATCATTAATCATAAACCAAATATTAGGCAAATGGAAGGTTCGAAGTGAGGGATTTTCATTATATCAAACATATCTCGAGAACATGCTCAAATATTTTGAAAATCGTCCTCAATTCACATACCTttctcgggaagaaaatcaatttgcggacgcCTTAGAAAAATTGGCTTCTATGATCAGTATACCAAATGAACTGGACAATATCCCACTTTGCATAGAAAGAAGAGAACAGCCTGCATACTATATGACCATGGAAGATACAAGCAACGACCGCAATCCATGGTTCAGAGACAATTTAAATTATCATATAGATAAGGATTTCCCACCAAACTCCGACATAAGAACCCAACGGGCAATAAAAAGACTTGCGGCACAATATATCCACAGCCAAGGAAAATTATACAAGAAATCCCCACAAGGGATTTTACTTCTTTTCGTGGATGAGAAAGTCGCTCAACGCATAATGGACGATGTACATAGTGGGACATGTGGGCCTCACATGAATGGCCGAATGCTTGCTAAAAAAAATTATGCGAGCAGGATACTTTTGGTCCACGATGGAACACGACTGCTGCAATTACGTTAA